The genomic segment CGTTCGCCGCGGTGACCGTGATCGTGTTCCCGGGCGACGCGATGTAGTTGAGGTTGCTCGTCTGGGTGGTGTACGTGACGTAGTCCGAGAAGTAGGCCTCTTCGACCGAGACCAGGATCTTCAGGTCGGACACCATGCTCGTCACGTAGGCCTTCTGCTTGATGCTCGAGTACTTCGGGATCGCGATGGCGGCGAGGATGCCGATGATCACGATCACGATCAGTAGCTCGATGAGTGTGAAACCCCTGGCGCCTCTCACGATCGCCGCCTCCGGATACCTACACGAGCGGGTAAATCGGGGGGGCGGACCGAGCCGTCCGGCCCGCCCCCCGCGATCGCTGCTCAGGCTACTGGCACTGCGGGGCGCCTTCATTCTGCCCCGTGATCGGCGGCGTCGCGCTCCCCACGAAGATCCCGCAGGTCTTGGTGGTGGCGTTGTTCTTCGACGTCGCTGCCCAGCCGGTCCCGGTGGCCGAGGAG from the Gemmatimonadales bacterium genome contains:
- a CDS encoding prepilin-type N-terminal cleavage/methylation domain-containing protein — translated: MRGARGFTLIELLIVIVIIGILAAIAIPKYSSIKQKAYVTSMVSDLKILVSVEEAYFSDYVTYTTQTSNLNYIASPGNTITVTAANGSGWSATASATTTSKTCGIFVGTATPPAGVSVEGSPTCQ